The following DNA comes from Streptococcus pasteurianus.
AACAGTTTATATCATTGATGATAAAATTTCCGACAAGAAACATAATTATAATGTTTATGTTGGTGAGACAACTGACATTAATCGTCGGACTAAACAGCATTTAAACGATGATATTCGTAATGGTCGTGAAGATTTTAAAAAATTGAGTGACTCTTCCACTACTGAGATGTATATCATAGGTCACAAATATTTCAATAAATCACTTACACTAGATATTGAAAATAGGTTGTTGCATTATCTCCTAAGTTCGGAATCAGTAAAGAATGTCAATAATAGGCGTGGAAATCCTCAAAATGATTATTACACCTCTGAAATTATGGATTCAGTCTTTTCCAAAATCTGGCGTAAGTTACATTCATTAAACAATGTACTTTTCCCAATTGAGTCTGTTATCCGAGATTCTGCTTTATTTAAAGCATCTCCATTTCATAAATTGACGAAAGAACAAAAAGAAGCTAAAAGTAAAATTATACTTCAAATATTATCTAGTTTAACTCAAAACCTTGATGGACAATTAATTTTAGTTGAAGGAGAAGCTGGTTCTGGGAAAACTGTTTTGATGAGTAGTTTGTTATATGATTTATTTAATTCTAATGAATTCCCTGTATCTAAAGATAAAATGTCTATTCATCTTTTAGTGAATCATGAGCAACAATTGACGGTCTATCAACAAATGGCGAAGAAATTAGGGTTAAAAAACAAAAACGGCATTGATGTTGTTATGAAACCGACAAGTTTTATTAATTATCAATCGAAAAATAATTTAAAAGCTGATGTCGTTATTGTTGATGAAGCACATTTGTTGCTAACTCAAGGAAAACAGTCTTATCGAGGAAAAAATCATTTAAAAGATTTATTAGCCAATGCTAAAGTTGTTGTAGCTGTTTTTGATGAAAATCAAATTCTTACAACTGAACAAATTTGGGAAAGTGCTGATTTAGCAGAAATGAAATTAGATGCTCAATGTGTGATATCGTTACGTGATCAAATGCGAATTAACGCTCAACAGTCTACAATTGATTGGATTCGAAGCTTAGTAGATGAACAAGTTATTTATCCATTCAGAAAGGATGATAAATATGATTTTAGAGTATTTGATTCTCCGCAAGAAATGTACGATGCCATCAAAGAGAAAGACCAACATCAAGAGAATGGTATCTCACGAATGTTGGCAACTTATGATTGGAAATTTAAACAAAAGGGTAAACCAGAAGATAACCAATATTGGAATGTGACAATTGGTGATTTTTCAATGCCTTGGAATTTACAACTTCCTAAAGATAAAGCAACTAAAAATCTTTCATGGGCAGAACAGAAGCAAACTATCGATGAAATTGGGTCAACTTATACTATTCAAGGGTTTGACTTGAATTATGCCGCAGTTATTATTGGACCATCTGTAAAATATCGTGATGGGAAAATTATTTTTGATCCAAGCGCTAGCTGCAACGAAAAAGCAATCCGCAACAGAACATTAGCCGATGGAACTAGAATGAAATTCGGTGAAACATTGTTAAAAAACGAATTAAATGTCTTGTTAACACGAGGAGTAAATGGATTGTATTTGTTTGCTGTTGACGAAGAATTGCAGAAAGCGTTGAAAGAGGCGATTGAGAAAATAGAATAGGAGAATTGAATGGGAGACGAATCA
Coding sequences within:
- a CDS encoding DUF2075 domain-containing protein; its protein translation is MPLQDKYSPIIGKVNYNSFSVKAIKELDFSEKDEQLILDYPTVYIIDDKISDKKHNYNVYVGETTDINRRTKQHLNDDIRNGREDFKKLSDSSTTEMYIIGHKYFNKSLTLDIENRLLHYLLSSESVKNVNNRRGNPQNDYYTSEIMDSVFSKIWRKLHSLNNVLFPIESVIRDSALFKASPFHKLTKEQKEAKSKIILQILSSLTQNLDGQLILVEGEAGSGKTVLMSSLLYDLFNSNEFPVSKDKMSIHLLVNHEQQLTVYQQMAKKLGLKNKNGIDVVMKPTSFINYQSKNNLKADVVIVDEAHLLLTQGKQSYRGKNHLKDLLANAKVVVAVFDENQILTTEQIWESADLAEMKLDAQCVISLRDQMRINAQQSTIDWIRSLVDEQVIYPFRKDDKYDFRVFDSPQEMYDAIKEKDQHQENGISRMLATYDWKFKQKGKPEDNQYWNVTIGDFSMPWNLQLPKDKATKNLSWAEQKQTIDEIGSTYTIQGFDLNYAAVIIGPSVKYRDGKIIFDPSASCNEKAIRNRTLADGTRMKFGETLLKNELNVLLTRGVNGLYLFAVDEELQKALKEAIEKIE